In the Nakamurella alba genome, one interval contains:
- a CDS encoding AAA family ATPase, protein MARADLLLALVQSGAGGDELAFRRAAEALIAEEEGKKHGVLAGQLADALTKRRNPSKVALLARNDAAAALLHEIEPERRATELVLPATARQSVNELVEEHHRRDLLRSHGVEPRHRILLVGPPGGGKTSLAEAIATELAVPLLSVRYEGLIGSFLGETATRLETLFAAVRLRPCVLFFDEFDAIAKERGDTHETGEIKRVVSSLLLQVDKLPSHVVVVAATNHAELLDRAVWRRMQLRVELPPPTRAAKIEWLSAWSHRTRVDLGLAPKTIAERLANVSFAELEEFALDVQRRSILSGPEPHAREVAQQVLKQWAARSRTNAK, encoded by the coding sequence ATGGCACGCGCCGACCTACTACTTGCCTTGGTCCAGTCAGGGGCCGGAGGCGATGAACTGGCGTTCCGTCGCGCCGCTGAAGCCTTGATCGCGGAGGAAGAGGGCAAGAAGCACGGAGTCCTCGCCGGCCAGCTTGCGGACGCTCTGACGAAGCGTCGGAACCCGTCGAAAGTTGCGCTGCTGGCCCGCAATGATGCTGCCGCAGCTTTGCTCCACGAGATCGAGCCCGAGCGTCGAGCCACCGAGCTTGTGTTGCCCGCCACTGCACGACAGTCTGTGAACGAACTCGTCGAGGAACACCATCGACGGGACTTGCTTCGCAGCCACGGCGTCGAACCACGCCACCGCATCTTGTTAGTCGGACCCCCTGGGGGCGGCAAGACTTCGCTTGCTGAAGCAATCGCAACAGAGCTCGCTGTCCCGCTCTTGAGCGTTCGGTACGAAGGCCTCATCGGCAGCTTTCTCGGGGAAACCGCAACTCGTCTTGAAACGCTATTCGCTGCCGTGCGCCTCCGGCCGTGTGTTCTCTTCTTCGACGAATTCGACGCTATCGCGAAAGAGCGCGGCGACACACACGAAACAGGCGAAATCAAGCGTGTCGTCAGCTCTCTACTGCTCCAAGTCGACAAACTGCCGTCCCACGTCGTGGTCGTGGCCGCCACCAACCACGCTGAGCTGTTGGATCGGGCCGTGTGGCGACGCATGCAGCTACGTGTCGAGCTTCCCCCGCCGACCCGGGCGGCCAAGATCGAGTGGCTCAGCGCCTGGTCTCATCGCACGAGAGTCGACCTTGGTCTGGCCCCCAAGACCATTGCTGAGAGACTTGCCAATGTCAGCTTCGCCGAGCTGGAAGAATTCGCACTTGACGTACAGCGCCGATCCATCCTGTCCGGCCCCGAACCCCACGCCCGCGAGGTTGCCCAACAGGTGCTGAAGCAATGGGCGGCGCGGTCGCGAACTAACGCCAAATGA
- a CDS encoding S8 family peptidase, which yields MTTAGTGGASTDRPIILSEAGLARSIQRPGGGGKGRVNYANVEKRVERLDVRFDALSAALSDQVKLAASIQSADPQLVLVMEAREETIDLSGVASSMGIEVVAEAESRVEPDDEFTLASDKPRSPLIASCLHAICVNQTSLNSLLTLWRAWKKDGKLPRGKAKLRDFFVHLKDIRPWGTHDRLKMIDWDDHFGGVDLDQLVSIEIELWFRGSDTTRNAAQANVTALLARDGGSVTSSAVILQIGYHGLKARVPNRVLEQLARGQFESVEVVKSANVMYLKASGQDALPIGESTDAEAKVVSPPPTGSPVLCLFDGVPAANHSLLSNRVTVLDPDDLTADYGVGVRRHGTAMASIAIWGDRNFDGPAAARPVLIRPVMRPCEETYPPAEELPTDSLAPDLMWRAFRDLFDETPDGMPPSAPEVSIINLSMGDPATPFDSVLSAWARMIDWLSYEYGVLVIVSAGNYGQLDLSPSNSSDLAQLAGDQRRQATLAALDRQQNARRLLAPAESINALTVGAIHDDGAENAPLGYRVDPNDGLVSVSPVSATGSGYRLSLKPDLAAPGGRAYFATGGPSNSSIRFPPASPLGPGIKVAAPEGNKETHTIGTSAAAALVSRRAARLHDLLDEVTAGRTMSRRQRASAMKALLIHGVDRFADLSTSPLQLERAIGNGILVRDFTAGCGSNEAVLLFLGRISDAQEQPLAIPLPDGLSVREAKRIEGTLAWLSPVNWRHRQYRRAALSFVTPEGPIPTLGTARGISSDTAKAGATTVQHLSWDTSSAWAVGQGSEVTIRVKCFAQAGGLDEPVDYAAVASIWVAPAVGVDVYTQVRDQVRARVAVQPGA from the coding sequence ATGACCACCGCCGGTACCGGTGGTGCTTCGACTGACCGTCCCATCATCCTCAGCGAAGCCGGGCTAGCTCGTTCGATCCAACGTCCCGGCGGGGGCGGAAAAGGCCGAGTCAACTACGCCAACGTCGAAAAACGTGTCGAACGACTGGATGTCCGCTTCGACGCGCTATCCGCAGCGCTAAGCGATCAGGTGAAGCTCGCAGCGTCAATACAGTCGGCCGATCCGCAGCTTGTGCTGGTCATGGAGGCACGTGAGGAGACGATCGACCTCAGCGGCGTCGCCAGCTCGATGGGTATCGAGGTCGTCGCCGAAGCGGAATCCCGAGTCGAGCCCGACGACGAGTTCACTCTGGCGTCCGACAAGCCCAGAAGTCCGCTCATCGCGTCCTGTCTGCATGCCATCTGCGTCAATCAGACTTCCCTCAACTCTTTGCTCACCCTGTGGCGGGCTTGGAAGAAGGACGGCAAGCTCCCACGGGGTAAAGCGAAATTACGCGACTTCTTCGTCCACCTGAAGGATATCCGCCCCTGGGGCACTCACGATCGACTGAAGATGATCGACTGGGACGACCATTTTGGCGGGGTCGACTTAGATCAGCTTGTCTCGATCGAGATCGAGCTGTGGTTCCGAGGCTCGGACACCACCCGGAACGCCGCTCAGGCGAATGTCACAGCTCTGCTTGCACGAGACGGTGGCTCGGTCACGTCGTCGGCGGTCATCCTGCAAATTGGGTACCACGGACTTAAAGCGAGGGTGCCCAACCGAGTCCTCGAACAGCTCGCTCGGGGCCAGTTCGAGTCGGTCGAGGTGGTCAAGTCTGCCAACGTCATGTATCTCAAGGCCAGTGGGCAGGATGCGCTGCCAATCGGCGAAAGTACCGACGCAGAAGCAAAGGTCGTATCTCCGCCTCCGACGGGATCTCCGGTGCTGTGCTTGTTCGACGGCGTACCAGCAGCAAACCACTCACTTCTCAGCAACCGAGTAACGGTTCTCGACCCCGACGACCTAACGGCTGACTACGGGGTCGGAGTGCGTCGACACGGAACAGCAATGGCGTCGATCGCGATCTGGGGGGATCGCAATTTCGATGGACCGGCCGCGGCTCGCCCGGTTCTAATACGACCCGTCATGCGTCCGTGCGAAGAGACATACCCACCGGCCGAGGAACTACCCACCGATTCGCTCGCACCAGACCTCATGTGGCGGGCATTTCGCGATCTCTTTGACGAAACGCCTGATGGCATGCCACCTTCAGCACCTGAGGTCAGCATTATCAACCTGTCGATGGGCGACCCGGCAACGCCGTTCGACAGCGTCCTATCGGCGTGGGCACGCATGATCGACTGGCTGAGTTACGAGTACGGCGTGCTGGTCATCGTCTCGGCCGGGAACTATGGCCAACTCGACCTGAGTCCGTCGAATAGTAGCGACCTGGCACAGCTCGCGGGCGATCAACGCCGGCAGGCAACCCTGGCCGCACTTGATCGCCAACAGAACGCTCGCAGGCTACTTGCTCCAGCTGAGTCCATCAACGCCCTCACAGTTGGGGCCATTCATGACGACGGCGCTGAGAATGCGCCGCTGGGCTATCGCGTGGACCCGAACGATGGGTTGGTCAGTGTCAGCCCGGTGTCAGCTACCGGATCGGGGTACCGGCTTAGCCTGAAGCCGGACTTGGCGGCCCCTGGCGGAAGGGCGTACTTCGCAACGGGAGGGCCCTCAAATTCCTCCATCAGGTTCCCACCCGCCAGTCCCCTTGGCCCGGGCATCAAGGTCGCAGCGCCGGAAGGCAACAAAGAGACCCACACGATCGGAACGAGTGCAGCAGCTGCGTTGGTGTCGCGCCGGGCCGCTCGCCTGCACGATTTACTCGACGAAGTGACCGCTGGCCGCACTATGAGTCGTCGTCAGCGAGCTTCGGCTATGAAGGCGCTTCTGATCCATGGCGTCGATAGGTTCGCTGACCTGTCGACGTCCCCCCTCCAGCTCGAGCGGGCCATCGGCAATGGCATTCTCGTAAGGGATTTCACCGCCGGGTGTGGGTCGAATGAGGCAGTTCTCCTTTTCCTCGGACGGATCTCCGACGCCCAAGAACAGCCGCTAGCCATTCCGCTCCCAGACGGCTTGAGCGTGCGGGAGGCCAAACGAATCGAGGGAACCCTGGCCTGGCTCTCTCCGGTCAACTGGCGCCACCGCCAGTACCGACGAGCAGCCCTGTCCTTCGTGACGCCTGAAGGGCCCATCCCAACACTCGGCACTGCCCGAGGCATCTCCTCGGACACAGCCAAAGCTGGTGCAACCACGGTCCAGCACCTGTCTTGGGACACCTCAAGCGCTTGGGCGGTCGGCCAAGGCTCCGAAGTCACGATCCGGGTGAAGTGCTTCGCCCAAGCCGGCGGCCTAGATGAGCCAGTCGATTACGCCGCTGTCGCATCGATCTGGGTAGCACCCGCCGTCGGTGTTGACGTCTACACGCAGGTGCGTGACCAGGTACGAGCCCGTGTGGCGGTACAACCCGGCGCCTAG
- a CDS encoding VOC family protein: MPTIAYCSVFVDDQEQAFRFYTDVLGFAPKHNVPIGTDRWLTLTAPGDPDGTQLLLEPSGHPAVGPFKAALVEDGIPCTAFGVADVHAEIDRLKGLGVRVLTDPTPAGPVTVAVIDDTCGNLIQLFSETPAT, translated from the coding sequence GTGCCCACCATCGCCTACTGCAGCGTGTTCGTCGACGACCAGGAGCAGGCCTTCCGCTTCTACACCGACGTGCTCGGCTTCGCACCGAAGCACAACGTGCCGATCGGCACCGACCGCTGGCTCACCCTCACCGCACCCGGCGACCCCGACGGCACCCAGCTGCTGCTGGAACCGTCCGGCCACCCGGCGGTCGGGCCGTTCAAGGCGGCCCTGGTCGAGGACGGGATTCCCTGCACCGCTTTCGGTGTCGCCGATGTGCACGCCGAGATCGACAGGCTCAAGGGTCTCGGGGTGCGGGTGCTCACCGACCCGACCCCGGCCGGCCCGGTCACCGTCGCCGTCATCGACGACACCTGCGGCAACCTGATCCAGCTGTTCTCCGAGACCCCCGCGACCTGA
- a CDS encoding ArsR/SmtB family transcription factor — MSDIYRAIADPTRRALLDELTATDGQTLFALCTRLIENGFPMTRQALSQHLAVLEEAGLVRVRREGRYKFHDVDTRPLQEIQRRWPVPDPTD, encoded by the coding sequence GTGAGCGACATCTACCGGGCCATCGCGGACCCGACGCGGCGCGCGCTGCTGGACGAGCTCACGGCCACCGACGGCCAGACCCTGTTCGCGCTCTGCACCCGGCTCATCGAGAACGGTTTCCCGATGACCAGGCAGGCGCTCTCCCAGCACCTCGCGGTGCTGGAGGAGGCAGGGCTGGTCCGGGTCCGGCGTGAGGGGCGGTACAAGTTCCACGACGTGGACACCCGCCCGTTGCAGGAGATCCAGCGCCGGTGGCCGGTCCCCGATCCCACCGACTGA
- a CDS encoding GGDEF domain-containing protein, giving the protein MIRAAVAAMQPRHAASAVRVVVVLAGVAAGVSVLFAALSPDEVSVPAIVLTAVLGVAVVVVGTWMQRAVTVPAPVWAVAPFLAVAVIVVLDLATRDSSVAAQVFFVFPVLYAASQLPRAGAVAVTAVAVLGEILVVALQLDLRSAIVSIAYVGAVMITTAGLLIISGEKQAELIGRLRQRAAIDPLTGLSTRTVLDQAAQSALSGAASGQGTALLLLDVDNFKSINDGYGHPAGDAVLVQLGELLVAVSDPGDVVSRLGGDEIAVLLPGCSASRMVERAAAVVQAIRSHPFILDGGAQVQVSVSAGTAHAPTQAVDLRTLYAAADRAMYIAKRGGKDRVGTLPDPSTDPVRELGQH; this is encoded by the coding sequence GGGCCGCGGTCGCCGCGATGCAACCCCGTCACGCCGCGTCGGCGGTCCGCGTCGTGGTCGTGCTGGCCGGGGTCGCGGCCGGTGTGTCCGTGCTGTTCGCTGCCCTGTCCCCGGACGAGGTGAGCGTGCCGGCGATCGTGCTGACCGCGGTACTCGGCGTTGCTGTCGTGGTGGTCGGCACCTGGATGCAGCGGGCGGTGACGGTGCCCGCGCCGGTCTGGGCGGTCGCGCCCTTCCTGGCGGTGGCGGTGATCGTCGTGCTGGACCTGGCCACCAGGGACTCGTCGGTGGCGGCGCAGGTGTTCTTCGTGTTCCCGGTGCTGTACGCGGCCTCGCAGCTGCCGCGGGCCGGTGCGGTCGCGGTGACGGCAGTGGCGGTGCTCGGCGAGATCCTGGTGGTCGCGCTGCAGCTGGATCTGCGGTCCGCCATCGTGTCCATCGCCTACGTCGGCGCGGTGATGATCACCACGGCCGGTCTGTTGATCATCTCCGGGGAGAAGCAGGCGGAGTTGATCGGCCGGCTCCGGCAGCGGGCGGCGATCGACCCGCTGACCGGCCTGTCCACCCGCACCGTGCTCGACCAGGCCGCGCAGTCGGCACTGTCCGGCGCGGCCAGCGGGCAGGGCACGGCGCTGTTGCTGCTCGACGTCGACAACTTCAAGTCGATCAACGACGGGTACGGCCATCCGGCCGGCGACGCCGTACTGGTGCAACTCGGCGAGCTGCTGGTGGCGGTCAGCGACCCGGGCGACGTGGTCTCCCGCCTGGGCGGCGACGAGATCGCCGTTCTGCTGCCGGGGTGTTCGGCGAGTCGGATGGTCGAGCGGGCGGCGGCCGTGGTCCAGGCGATCCGGTCGCACCCGTTCATCCTCGACGGTGGCGCGCAGGTGCAGGTCTCGGTCAGTGCCGGCACCGCGCACGCGCCGACCCAGGCCGTCGACCTGCGCACCCTGTACGCCGCTGCGGACCGCGCGATGTACATCGCGAAGCGGGGCGGGAAGGACCGGGTGGGCACACTCCCGGATCCCTCGACCGATCCCGTCCGGGAGCTCGGTCAGCACTGA